The DNA region TGGGACAGGTGTTTAAAATTAAATGAATTAGCCGGCACTCCAAGCATTCATGGAGTGAAGGGAAATGATCTGTTAAACCTGTCACGAAAAATTTCTGAGCGCTTAGTTAAAGGTTGCTGTAGCCTTGCAAAGTTGTTAGCGACTTTTACAGAATAGTCGCTAGGTGGATAGCCTTCGCGTCCCCACCTAGCTATCAACTACGCTTTTATGGCAGTTTTTCGTATGCCGCCAAAATCATTTCTTCTGTTTCTTCCCAGCCGATACATTTATCAGTGACAGAAACCCCGTATTTGAGTTGATCGAGTTGACTTGGAATCGGAATCGATTGACCTCCTTCATAGATATTCGATTCCAACATCAAGCCAACAATTGACGTGTTACCGTCTGCAATTTGTTGCATTACGTTCTCAAAAACGTACCCTTGTTTTTTGTAATCTTTGTTTGAATTGCCGTGGCTGCAATCAATGACCATTCTCACGGCTTGATCGGCCTTTTGCAATCTTTCTTCTACTGCTTTTACATGATCTGGGTAAAAGTTAGGCTGACCATTCCCGCCTCGGAGAATAATATGACCGTAGGCATTGCCCGTCGTTTTGAAAACAGACACTAATCCTCTGGCGTTAATTCCTAGGAAATGGTGAGGTTTGCTTGCTGATTGCAAGGCATTCAAAGCAACTTCTATGCTGCCATCTGTGCTGTTTTTGAAACCCACCGGCATAGAAAGCCCACTAGCCATTTCCCGGTGCGTTTGCGATTCCGTGGTGCGTGCGCCAATAGCTGTCCAGGAAATCAAGTCGCCGATATATTGTGGGACGATGGGATCGAGGGCTTCTGTGGCTGCCGGCAATTGCAATTCGGCAATTCCAATTAGGAACTGACGCCCCAGGTGTAACCCTTTTTCTATATGAAAAGAATCATCCATGTCTGGATCGTTAATTAATCCTTTCCAGCCCACGGTTGTTCTGGGTTTTTCAAAATAAACCCTCATGATCAGTAAAAATTTATCTTTTACTTTTTCTGAAAGTGTTTTAAGGCGCTTTGCATATTCATAGCCGGCATCTACATCATGAATAGAACAAGGGCCTACGACGATAAATTTCCGCTTATCCTTCCCATCCAGGATCTCTTGTATTTCTTTGCGATACTGCAAAACATGATTGCCGGTTGAAACCGTTAATGGTAATTTCGCTTTGATTTCAATCGGACTAATTAAAATCTGGGCGTTTTCAA from Microcoleus sp. FACHB-68 includes:
- a CDS encoding 3-deoxy-7-phosphoheptulonate synthase, whose translation is MPNKILDAHIENAQILISPIEIKAKLPLTVSTGNHVLQYRKEIQEILDGKDKRKFIVVGPCSIHDVDAGYEYAKRLKTLSEKVKDKFLLIMRVYFEKPRTTVGWKGLINDPDMDDSFHIEKGLHLGRQFLIGIAELQLPAATEALDPIVPQYIGDLISWTAIGARTTESQTHREMASGLSMPVGFKNSTDGSIEVALNALQSASKPHHFLGINARGLVSVFKTTGNAYGHIILRGGNGQPNFYPDHVKAVEERLQKADQAVRMVIDCSHGNSNKDYKKQGYVFENVMQQIADGNTSIVGLMLESNIYEGGQSIPIPSQLDQLKYGVSVTDKCIGWEETEEMILAAYEKLP